The sequence ACCCAGAACCGCACCCGCACTTTCCGCCGCTGCAAGACATCTTCTTTCTGATCTTCTGAAGGAGATTCTCAAAAAACCAACTATGAATCAAACTAGCAGTGCCTCATTGCTTTATATAGAGAGGAGGGGAAGAGTATATAGATATCGACCGTCCATCCACGTGTCGTCCTCCTATTGGTAGACTAGCTAGAAAAACATTAAGTTTATGCAATGACTTTTTAAATGATGATTTTGTTTATTACTATGTGTCTGAAAAACAATAACTTGGTGAGGAGTAAGGAACTCAGTGTTTGCTTTCTTTGTAAGAGGAGGTTaggaaaaacaataataaaaagaaaagaaaagaaaccaaGAAATAAAAGTTAGCAAAATAGTTAATGCCCTCATGGGTAACTTCAAAGGAGAATTGTTGCAATATAATAGAAGGACATCCACATCAAATACCTTAGTTTAATTCAACTAAGCAACCATCAATGTCAAGTACACCTCACATCACCAATAATATAATTCTTCTATATTGTCTTAGGACAACTCCTTTGTTTATTTAAACATAGAAAAATCACATTATCACTAATAATTAATCAAGATTTAATTAGATTGGTTCGACCGACATTAAGTATTTGAGATTAAGATTTCATTAGCTTGTGTGAGTGTTTTTTATGTGGATAAAGAATCTCAAACCAATTTGACTAACTATTGCATGTTCAATTAATGCCTCCCTTGGTTTAGTTTATATCTAAAGATATGGATTACGCATCGCATCGAACAAGTCGACGTTTGCAATTAGATGATCGATGATACAAAAATTAACATATTAAATGTGTCATAAAAtacaaagaaaacaaatattgtCTCATTTCATTACGTATAAAGAAGTGTCATGCACGTAAACTCCACAAGAAGACTTTCTAcattgaaattttaacatttgatCATTTCAAACGAGTTTTGTACTTACAATGCATGAATTAGATATAGATTGCACACCGAAGCAAGCAAGATTCAACGGCTATGCgaaattagtattatatatattatgtgcgtcgaaaattgtaaatttatgtgCTCAAAATTGGAACTTGAGCTACAAGAATATACAAATTAATGAGACAATTAGCTGTAACCTCTGCCTATCCAACTTTGTGTTTTAATAGATAAtgaacatttttaaattttgaattaacaGGCAGATAATGAACATTGgaccttgttttttttttttcatgaatttttttttttccccatcaTGCCATTTTATTCTTGAGGCTGTGTTAATTATCAGGTGGGGTTGAGTCTCTCTCTCAATTgagggaggggaaaaaaagaagtgtGATCTAACAcattgagaatttgagataaatgCATTTGAGGTGAAATATGATCAGGGTATCTAGAAGCATGATCTAACAAAGATTTGGTCATCTAATCAAATGAGACTAATTAATATAAGAACAAGgctattgttttttttcccttttttttctatatgtattcctttgttgtgtgtgtgtgtgtgtgtgtgtgtgtgtgtgtgaaataTGATCAGAGTATCTAGAAGCATGATCTAACAAAGATTTGGTCATCTAATCAAATGAGACTAATTAATATAAGAACAAGGCtattgtttttttctctttttttttctatatatactcctttgttgtgtgtgtgtgtttgtcgGATCATGACTTTTTCTCAGCTAATTATATACTGAAAATAATTTCATGAGATAAATATGATAGTGTCAAGTATTAAGATTCAAATTAAGTGTTATCTGATGATCAGAAATGTGTCCCAGTGGGATGCATTTTTACCCAAATTCCTTTTATATCCAGTCATATTTCTCTTATCTTGTCATTTTTATTACTTTGGACTAAAGATGAAAGCAGATATaagttgcaaaaaaaaaaaagaaaattaagccattcaaaagcaaaagaaaatgaGTAAAGTATCTCATTACATCATGCACCCCAAGAAGATAACAATAATTTTCCAAGTCAAACAAATTAACCACTATTCTCCATTTCTAACAACTGAGTATACTGATTGCACATAACATTATTGCaccataaaaataattatacagtATCTCTCTACTCCAAAAAGCATGACAATGGGGTATGTGATGGCTTCACTAGCAGCTTCTTAAAAGTTACACCCTCCAGTGCATGTCTTTATGTCTTCAATGCAAGTCCTGCTAAGGTGGTATTCAAATGAATCAACAAAAAATTAAGTTCCGCCGAGTCATCGCCTCTTCTCTTCAGATTTCGATCTCGCGTGTGTGTACTTCTTTTCTCTTGTTTGTTTTCTCTATTGGCCCAGTGGAAACAGAAGGTTTCGATGCTGAAACAACAGGAGCAACAAAGTTATTTAAACCGAGCACATGACATAGTGAACAAACAATAACTCCGTAATTTGCAGATATAGGAACTAATTTTTGTAGATTGTAAGTTAAACACCAAAAGTAAACCTGTATCATTAGAGCATCTTTCCCTGGTCTTCATAGCATGGCTTTTGACTCGCATAAGATGAAATTGCACATCATGCCTTGTGTGCTAGAAAGGTTGCCACCCATGCTAGTTCCAAAGGAATTTGAAAACTGTTTCGTAATAAAAAGTTATCTCAGGCAGAATAGCCATTACGGGATAAAGGTTCAGGATTGCATGCATACATCTTTGTGGAAATGATTGGGGTAGTCATGGATCAACTTGTCATACATCTCAAAGTGATAAGGATTTACCGTTGTGTTGCTCAATAGGATATTgctttaattcaaaaaatatgtattaaataCAAAACAATACACATAACAGCCAACTTACTTGTATGATTCGGCATCGCAGCAACGCCTTGCCGTTTAAGACCATGTAACTGCTTTAATTTAATCAACAATAATTTTACTCAGATCAAGACTCCGTGCTTCATTTCCATCTATCAGTCTTCTTAGTCCAGTTTTCAGTTCAGGAACTCCCTCCTGTAAAATAGCACAAACAGGAAATATTGGAACATCTCGAACCCTCCTCTGTAATTCTTCACACACTTTTTCAGCACCGTCTTCATCAATTTTATTGGCAACTATCAAAGAAGGCCGACTCGACAATCCTTCCTGATGATACTCGAGCTCCAAAACCAAATCCCTCAACTGTTCCCATGGTGAAATTCCCTTTCTACCGTTCAAAGCTGCAGCTAAGTCGACAACATAGGCCAAGACTTTTGTTCTCTCTATATGCCTCAAAAAAGCATGCCCTAACCCCCGATTCTGATGAGCGCCTTTAATTAGCCCTGGAATGTCCGCCACCTTTACAGAAAAAAAGTCCTCATAATTCAAGTTTCCTATATTGGGTCTTCGAGTGGTGAAAGCATAATGGCCCACAACAGGTTGGGCACGTGAAAGGGCCCCTAGCAAGGTGCTTTTACCAGCATTTGGCATGCCAACAAGGCCGACATCCGCAATGCTCTTTAATTCTAGGATAAGCACGCTTTCAGATCCGGGCTTTCCAGTATGTAACAAAGAttcatcttcatcatcaatGTATGCCAAATTGGAAGAATTATCTTTGATCTTTTTGCGGGACTTGTGATCTTTCCTTAGACAAGCATTACCGAGACCACCCTCCCCACCTCGAGCGATTATTAGGCGTTGGCCCGGCTCAGTCAATTCTGCAACAGCATATTgcacctcctcctcttcctcctcctcctcctcctcctcctcctcctccccatcATCATAATCAAAATCATCTTCactatgatcttcttcttcattttctgGTTCAGTTCCATATGAATGATCATGACTTACTCCATCTTCAATTGATGGAAATGCTTTTTCAGAGAAAGGACTAATGTGTGGTTTCAGATTCCCTTTTCCTATGATCTCCTTACTGCCATTGTTACAAGAATATGAAGTAGAAGCACGACGATCTTCTTTTACCATTGAGTGTTTAAAAGCATTCGCATTGTTTTGAACAGGTTTTGCTCGGAAATCCTCCGAATTGTCTGGAATATCCCATGGATCCGCAGATCTCACGGAGTTGTTCTCAACGAAAGAAGGTAATTCACCCTCGACTAGATGCATTACAGTGCCAACCGGTACTTGTACAACCTGCGACATTTAAGTACTTTGCTATCattaatttgcaaataaaaaaaatgcaaaaaggaGATGTTACAAAAATGTCAGAGGATCATCGTATTGTTTAGGAACATTAACCTTGTCAGATCCTCGAGTACCTATCTGATTTTTCGAAACTCCATGCCCTCCACGTTTCGCATTCTGACAAAGAATAACTAGTGTTCATACATTTGAAGATAAACAGATATCTATGATTACATTACATATAGTTAAACAATTCTATAGCACCCcaaaaaagaaatgaattacAAATTTCCAGAACCAACCAAATGGTGTTGCAGGTTACTGAAATCCCAAACAGCCGCCGAGCATTCGAGAATAACATCACCTCCTCTACCGCCATTTCCACCTACACTAGCCCAAAAAAGAACACATGTTCAAAAAAGTAACCATTTCCCCTAAACCCGTTAAGTAGAACCCTTCAATACTACAAAGCTATTCATTGAGGAAATAACACAAACAGGTGGTGGCACCAACAAAACTGGAGCTAACCAAAGCGAAGAAACCATAAAACGCACCATCAGGTTTCCCATGGCGATCGGATCTGCTGCGGCGGAGGCTGCAGCAACCGTTTCCGCCCTCCCCGCCCTTCGCCCATAGCCTGAACCTATCCACCATTCTCCTCTCCTACATCAAATTACACACATAGCCCAATTCAAATTCGAAGCCTAAGATGATTCTGAAGATAATCGAACACACAGAACGCATCAACAGCCACAAAGGAGGTTCTTTTACCTGTAAAGGCGCTGCCTTTCCCTTTTTGGAGGGTGCGTTGGAGTAGGAAAAGGAGGAAACGAACCACGAAGGGTTAGGGCAAGGGGGGAGAGGTGGTATTCGCCCATGGCGAAGTACTACGCAACGCAGCCACATCCCTCGCTCTGCTACGATCACACACGGAGAAGAGGCTCCTCTTCCAGATGTTCATCGTTGTGGGCCAAGCCCAGTAAGGGCCCAGCAATTGTTAATGGTCCGGGTATGCTTGAACTCTTGGTCTGGGCCTAAATTGATCAGTTGCAATCACAAAGATggtgtttttttaaattaaaaaaaaattacgtacagttgatagtttatatttatatattactaACTCATCAAATGAAATGGCACAAACATAATTCGGTTTTTCGAAGCAACACAcacaatttttgtttttattttggttatCATAGTTTATTTTTGAAGTTACTTTCATGTAATTCATTATCCTTTCTACTAACCATACAAGTATGTTACTATTCATCATTACACATGTAAATAACAAGAAGGGAATGATAAAGTTACAgaggaaagaacaaaaaatactACATGTTTATATACAACACTTGGCAAGTGATATGTCATCTAAATCAAAAACAACATTGTCTATAAGATCATCTAGTATAAGATCCTCCAATTCCAAACCCACATACTCGGAATCGAATCGAAGGTTCATCCACCCATCATTCCTCACAAAATCTTGGGCCACAACATTCTCCACTGCTTGATCTATCTGCAGCTGAGAGCTAAGATACCGACTGATGTTCGCCCATACTTCCTTGAGAACCTGATAGCCCGTCGGCATAGGTCGAATACGGGAACAGAAGCCAGAGAATTGTGGAAAAGTGACAAAAGAAGAGTCGTAAATTTCCAATAAGATTTCATTTATCAGATCGAATAAAAGCATGTGATTGAGAAGGGAGTCGTCATCGTCGACATAGTTATCATGTTCTCGAGGTGAGTTCTCGGCTTCTTCAAAGTGTAGAGGGTCGACTGGCTGGTCGGGGGAGTACCAATCTCCGAGAATCTCACTAGTGCTGAACCCggatattttcaatatactTTTCACGTACTGAAAGTCGGCCTCGTCCTTCTCGTTGACTTGAATGTGTACAGTATTAATATTGTCTAGTTCCTCCGAAATATCTTCTTTATTGAAGTCTTCTTCTATTAACTCACTGTATCCATCATTCACTTCTCTCGGTCTATGTGACTCGGTTAATAACTCAAGCTTGTTGAGATGAACTTTTGTAGATTTCAGCTCCGGACCTGCTAAATTCGGTTAATGAGAAGCAAATTACTCAATGTAATAGATAAAATTTAGAGTTTGTGAAGGCCAGCTATATCATTTCACAGcatcttttttaatatattacatGTTTGATCTATGTTACAGAAGATTATTAGAAGTGATCagatcaaaatttgaaatgtaaACAATATGAATTTGTATTCACTGTTTGTTCTAGATAGTTCACCTGAAACAGAATGCTTTGCAGAATAAGTTCCATCGTCCTGGAACAATTCGCTTGTAATAGATATAGCCGTCGAGTTTGCAGGGATGTCTCTAATATCCAGATGTAATGGACCATCAGTACTCTCTTCTATTGTCACATTATCTGAAATATTGATTGGTAGATCTTTATCTTTCTCACTAATTAGTGCTGAATGTTCCATACTATCATTAGTCATACCGCTAAAAGTACTCTCTGCAGCTTGTTCTACCTGACCATCTGAATTCATGATTCCATCGGTACATATAAGAGTATCAAACGACTCGAACTGTGTAGAAATACATTGGTCGGATGCTACATTGTTATTGGATACTTCATTTTGGACATCTCTACTAACGAAGTACGACTCAACATCAGGAAgagaaaaaattcttttcaagGCTTTTGGGGATTTGTTTTCCATGAACTTTGGTCTTTCAGAATGCCTTTTGGAATCCCTGCTTGAAATAGACTCGAATAGATTGGAGTACCTATCTAATGATTCATTAAGAGAAGAAGATCTTCTTATACGTTTTGGTATATTTTTACTGTTTGGTGAAGGAAACCCTTCTCTCCCATATTTATATCTCAAAGTTGTGTCCTTATTTGGCAAATCCGTCACCTTTTGTCCATATGGGATTTTATGAAGAATGCCATCCATAGAAGTTCGAATAAGCCCCTCCTTATTCTCCTTGATTAcatcttttattttccttttaattGATCTAAAATGATTTGAAACAGTTCGACCTTCCCTTGAGCCTTTTGATTCATACAGAGGATCAGTTATTTTGGTATTGCTAGTTCCTGTACTATCTGTTGCAAGAATATCATCATTCTCCTTGTCTTGGTCATTGTGGGGCTCAAGGCTGTGGCTTGCATTACTTTTTCCCAACAATTCTTCTGTGTGAGACGTTTCAAATTTGGTTGATGCTATCTCTTCGGTTGGCAGTAGCGAAGATGGATTCTGGAGGATTTTAAGAAACAAATCCCTATTTGCATTGAATAGCTGAAGCAAATCCAAGAACTCTTTTGAATGATGAAGAGAAGCAGtgtttcctatttctttaattactCCCTCCTCCTGAATCGATGAACTTTTCCCAAAATCATCAAGCTGGTCGTGATCCATTCTTTCAATTGTGTTAGTGCTCCCACACATTTCAGATAGTTTTTCAAGAGAAGGCATATTAGGGGCTTCAAGCAAACATGATTGGCTGCTGGTAGAAGCTGTTCCATGTGAACTGAGCTCGGTTGTTGAGGTCTCATAGTTAGAACTTGATTCTACAGGAATGACATAATTGTTGCATTTTAAGTGATGAATAGAAGTTGTGCGCAGTAGACGGGACGGAGCTCGAGAGATCTTTCCTTTCGGGTCCTTGTccctaaattttctttttgatacAAGAGTTCTCAATAAAGCCATGCGATGACTTCTGCTTGTAGCATTAACTCCATTTTCCATCTGgaaataaacaataataatcaCTTATAACAAACAAGTATAAAAATTAAGTGCAAAGAATTACATTCCCCCCAGCCTTAAAAAAAGCGCAAAGAAAATCATACTTTCAACCATTTAATGGATAATTGGGTTAACTACCAGCATAGGTTTGAAAGTTATATTTGGTACAATTTTATTagaaaagaatagaaaatttgtttaaactaaattttattaaacagttATTATAAGAAGGTTGTTTGAACTCACCTGGGATTTTCCATCTCCTTCTGGACAGCAATGTTCCTCACTTGTCGAAGGTTCGGTTCTTCTCATCCTTGGGAGTTTTATCCCTAcaataagaaatattttaacAGTCCGAAGAGCAAGTCTATGATGAATCAAAATAACAACTTTTCCACCCGAAGCACAACAAACGGCTCGATAAcagaagcaaaagctccaaattatTACTCTCACTTGCCACCATTGCAGAGCTCTAATTTAGATATTCTATATTTGGGGCTCAAATGCTTGTTTCAGCTTCTCATCACGCAAATGAGCAAAACATCCGAAATTTTCTATCTCGTAGATGTTCTGCTGGAGATTGCTGCAGCTGAGAGCGGAAGCAAAAGCTATGCCGAGTGGGCACTTGCTCCTTTGTTTCGTacatacttaaaaaataaagcatcattttattaaattcttaTCTTTGAGCATTAAGCAATGATAACTGGTGATCGATTAACAGGTGCTACCGCCACTTTTACTATTTCACAAGATGGAAAGATCACAAAACCAGCTATAAGAAGATTAATTCTCACTTCCGGTTCGACTCCCATCGCCGTGCCTTCTGTAAGCTAGCGTCTTCCTTATTCGAAGACGGTTGTGCAGGTCAAGGAAGTGTAGCAGGCTCTCCATGCACCCCGGGTGGCGTTTCTCGAACGGTAGTTCCGACCTCCCTTGTTGCAAATTCTCCGCCATTTATAATACCAAGTCTAGAAAACATGCAACCTCTGTTTTACTCTACCGCAAtaacagtaaaataaaataaaataacaaatcagCAACCCATGAAATTCCAACAGCAGGAATTCAATGAACAATACAATCAACATTAcattaaaaatagataaaaattataggCATTTTGACAAACAGATGGTGAGCAATAACCCTTCTCCCAAAAGCATGGTTAAACAAAAAGTGACTTTTTTATATCTGAGAAGGCTGAAAATAGCAATTTTTGGTGCCAAAACgataaatttgatcaaataataCTGAAATTAAAGTTAACTAAATTACAAAGCATCATAAAATTGTGATAAAAAGGGCTTATACCGAAGCACGGAGATGATTCTGGGCATGCAAAAGGAGGAGCTTTTTCtcgtccaaaaaaaatataaatatgaaaaactAAAGGAGAAGAGATTAGGGTTTGAATCGGAAATAGTATGAGGTAGAGGAAGGATTAATCCCTCGTTTCGATGGGATTTGTCGAGAGGATTCCGCTCATCCGCTCCCTCCCTCTCCATTTCCCCTCTTTTttcaattcctttttttttttcttttttcgggtatttattttcagttttaTTTGATCTTTACATCCCTCTTTTCCCGCTAACAGCGTCCACGTCACGTGGCCCACCACGTCATTCATAAACCTctcaatttaaaatctgaaattaagttaaaaatggTCGTTGGTCtacggatgacgtggtgaacaTTGTCCACATAAAAATTCAAAGCTTCCGGCCCACAAGATTTTCTTCTTGGGCAGGGCCATCATAGTCACGGGCTCAGATCGAATAAACCCAATATTGGGCTTGGCCCATTACCATTATCACAGTTCGACGAGCTAGGCTCCGTTTACGATTGCGGAAAAATGCGTTACATACAATGATAATGTACGATTGAAAAATAtactgtttatttatatatgtaatattgaaTTCTATATATCACAAGGAGTTTGCTAC is a genomic window of Ananas comosus cultivar F153 linkage group 13, ASM154086v1, whole genome shotgun sequence containing:
- the LOC109719441 gene encoding uncharacterized protein LOC109719441 isoform X1 encodes the protein MAENLQQGRSELPFEKRHPGCMESLLHFLDLHNRLRIRKTLAYRRHGDGSRTGRIKLPRMRRTEPSTSEEHCCPEGDGKSQMENGVNATSRSHRMALLRTLVSKRKFRDKDPKGKISRAPSRLLRTTSIHHLKCNNYVIPVESSSNYETSTTELSSHGTASTSSQSCLLEAPNMPSLEKLSEMCGSTNTIERMDHDQLDDFGKSSSIQEEGVIKEIGNTASLHHSKEFLDLLQLFNANRDLFLKILQNPSSLLPTEEIASTKFETSHTEELLGKSNASHSLEPHNDQDKENDDILATDSTGTSNTKITDPLYESKGSREGRTVSNHFRSIKRKIKDVIKENKEGLIRTSMDGILHKIPYGQKVTDLPNKDTTLRYKYGREGFPSPNSKNIPKRIRRSSSLNESLDRYSNLFESISSRDSKRHSERPKFMENKSPKALKRIFSLPDVESYFVSRDVQNEVSNNNVASDQCISTQFESFDTLICTDGIMNSDGQVEQAAESTFSGMTNDSMEHSALISEKDKDLPINISDNVTIEESTDGPLHLDIRDIPANSTAISITSELFQDDGTYSAKHSVSAGPELKSTKVHLNKLELLTESHRPREVNDGYSELIEEDFNKEDISEELDNINTVHIQVNEKDEADFQYVKSILKISGFSTSEILGDWYSPDQPVDPLHFEEAENSPREHDNYVDDDDSLLNHMLLFDLINEILLEIYDSSFVTFPQFSGFCSRIRPMPTGYQVLKEVWANISRYLSSQLQIDQAVENVVAQDFVRNDGWMNLRFDSEYVGLELEDLILDDLIDNVVFDLDDISLAKCCI
- the LOC109719442 gene encoding probable GTP-binding protein OBGM, mitochondrial, with the protein product MWLRCVVLRHGRIPPLPPCPNPSWFVSSFSYSNAPSKKGKAAPLQERRMVDRFRLWAKGGEGGNGCCSLRRSRSDRHGKPDGGNGGRGGDVILECSAAVWDFSNLQHHLNAKRGGHGVSKNQIGTRGSDKVVQVPVGTVMHLVEGELPSFVENNSVRSADPWDIPDNSEDFRAKPVQNNANAFKHSMVKEDRRASTSYSCNNGSKEIIGKGNLKPHISPFSEKAFPSIEDGVSHDHSYGTEPENEEEDHSEDDFDYDDGEEEEEEEEEEEEEEVQYAVAELTEPGQRLIIARGGEGGLGNACLRKDHKSRKKIKDNSSNLAYIDDEDESLLHTGKPGSESVLILELKSIADVGLVGMPNAGKSTLLGALSRAQPVVGHYAFTTRRPNIGNLNYEDFFSVKVADIPGLIKGAHQNRGLGHAFLRHIERTKVLAYVVDLAAALNGRKGISPWEQLRDLVLELEYHQEGLSSRPSLIVANKIDEDGAEKVCEELQRRVRDVPIFPVCAILQEGVPELKTGLRRLIDGNEARSLDLSKIIVD
- the LOC109719441 gene encoding uncharacterized protein LOC109719441 isoform X2, coding for MAENLQQGRSELPFEKRHPGCMESLLHFLDLHNRLRIRKTLAYRRHGDGSRTGRIKLPRMRRTEPSTSEEHCCPEGDGKSQMENGVNATSRSHRMALLRTLVSKRKFRDKDPKGKISRAPSRLLRTTSIHHLKCNNYVIPVESSSNYETSTTELSSHGTASTSSQSCLLEAPNMPSLEKLSEMCGSTNTIERMDHDQLDDFGKSSSIQEEGVIKEIGNTASLHHSKEFLDLLQLFNANRDLFLKILQNPSSLLPTEEIASTKFETSHTEELLGKSNASHSLEPHNDQDKENDDILATDSTGTSNTKITDPLYESKGSREGRTVSNHFRSIKRKIKDVIKENKEGLIRTSMDGILHKIPYGQKVTDLPNKDTTLRYKYGREGFPSPNSKNIPKRIRRSSSLNESLDRYSNLFESISSRDSKRHSERPKFMENKSPKALKRIFSLPDVESYFVSRDVQNEVSNNNVASDQCISTQFESFDTLICTDGIMNSDGQVEQAAESTFSGMTNDSMEHSALISEKDKDLPINISDNVTIEESTDGPLHLDIRDIPANSTAISITSELFQDDGTYSAKHSVSGPELKSTKVHLNKLELLTESHRPREVNDGYSELIEEDFNKEDISEELDNINTVHIQVNEKDEADFQYVKSILKISGFSTSEILGDWYSPDQPVDPLHFEEAENSPREHDNYVDDDDSLLNHMLLFDLINEILLEIYDSSFVTFPQFSGFCSRIRPMPTGYQVLKEVWANISRYLSSQLQIDQAVENVVAQDFVRNDGWMNLRFDSEYVGLELEDLILDDLIDNVVFDLDDISLAKCCI